Sequence from the Pradoshia eiseniae genome:
AATAATAGGCTCCAGCCATGATGATGACGACGATAACGGCAATAGTCAGGCAGATGAGAATCTGGCGTTTGACGATACTCATACCCGTCTCACCACGATGCTTCCTGCACCGATAGAGGTCACGATTTTGACGCGGCTGCTCGATTCCTCATACCCTTCCGTCTTATAGGCAATCTGCTGATTGCGAATTTCCCGTTTCTCTTGGTCGAATAAGCGAACAGTGCCGTAGAGAGCTGTATGAGATAGCTTTACACCAATGTCATATGGAATGAGAATCTCCACATTGCCGGCGATTGTTCGAATGGCGATGATAGATTCTTCTTTTGGAAGGACCGTATTGCTTAAATCCATAACCACATCTCCAAATCCTACCCCAACATTGATATCATCCCACTCATAAATCTCCTCAGGTGTGGACTGATTCCCAAATAAACGGCTTGAAACCGGACCATGGACTGTTACAAAATTAGCTTCCTGGCTCCCTTCAAAGGAAGGCTTAATCTCAGCAGGCTCTCGTCTTTTTTGCAGATAATGAAGAAGAAATAATAATAGTAAAATAAAAATAATAGCACGTACGACGAATAAGCTGATTAGTCCTGATACAGCGAAGAATAGGCCAACCCATAAGACAATCTTTCCAGTCATGGTAGCATAATTCTTATAGCCATAAAACAGGCATACCAAGGCAGCAATTCCATTGAAGAGCAGCTCATCGAACCGGATGAAAATAATTTCGAACAAGCCTGCAATCAATAGGCCAACCAATATGAGCTTCAAATGTGATTGTTCCTTCGACCCTGACATATGATTGCCTCCTACAAAAAAGTCCGATAAGGCGCAAGTCACAATGCCTGCGCCCTACCTACTAGCATATCATCTTTCTAGCTTAAATCCCCTCTATTTTTCACATCTTTCTCCATGGCTGCAAGACGTGTATCCATAATCATTCCATAATGATTTGCTCTAACCCGCATATCTAGGGGATCACTGTCTCTGTTTGAAGACTTCCGTTTTCCATTCGGAACTCTCCCCTTCTCAATCAATTCTTCCATCTTCCCATATACCTTAGACAAATTATCCTGTCCCATCAACTCAAGCCGCTTAATATGCATATCCTTCAAACTTTGCTGCATGGCGGTAAATTTTTCTTCAAGCTGTTTAAGGTCAAGCTCGATTTGCACAAGCATATGTTCAAGGCGAGATGCTCTTTCCTCATAAATCGTCTGTTCACGCACCGCATACTCATAAAGCTCCTCGGCCCCCTCAGTGCTGCGCGCAATCTCCGCTTGGTCTTTGCGTTTTTGCGCCATATCATAGGCTGCCTGGTGCTCACGCTTCACTTCATCCTTCAATCGATACTGCCTTTCAATCAATCGCTGAACTTGCCCAACCTCATTCTCTGATTCCCGCAAATATTGATTCAGCTTATATAAAGGATGCTTCTTATCCTTCGTTTCCATGACCTCATATAGATCTGCTTCCAATGTTTTCTTTAATTTTGTGAAAAAATCTGTCATTTTACCAGCACTCCTCTTCTTATTTTTTGCTTAATTCTTCCCATTCCCTCTCAAACTTCTTGAATGGATCATCCCTGTTCACCTTTTCCGTCTTATCTTCCTGATAATTTTTATAGAGATAATACAGCAGCACCATTGCAGCTAGACCAACAAAAGCCGACAGATTACTAATGGCCGCAATCAGGATAATAAGCCCTAGTGCTCCCCAGATGAATTTCCCATTCTTATCCGCCTTTACATACTGCTTAAACACGAAATAAAGTGCTCCTACCGTAATACCCAGAACGAGGATGGGTCCAATATTTCCAATGACAATAAAACCGGCGATAATCGCTATGATGATGATTCCGATGTTTTTCATTTTGCATTCCCTCCTTATGCCTTAAGTTTAGCTGGAATCATTTTTTTAGATAACGACCTCTAGCTTGATTTTTAACTAGGTCTCTAGACTGAGCTGCTTCTGCGACTCTTGCATGCCAAATGAAACGCAGGAGTCGCAAGCTTCCCCACCAAAATTCTTAATATACTAAATTTTTACAAATTTTCCTTTATCTATGATAATTAAGGTGGTAAATTTAACATATTGGCAGTCTTATGACTCCAACTACATACCTAGGCAAAGGAGGAAGCGTATTCTTTTCTACCCGAAAACTAAAGAGGAGGAAATCGGATGAAAAACATGTTCAAGCAAGGAGCTGCTGTTTTCTTAGCGGTTATTCTATTACTCTCAAATTTACTTTTGGGATTAGGGAGCGTAAGCGCAAATACAGATAACCAAAAAAGCGCTGGAACGTTTGACGGTAAAGCAAAAGCGAAGCTTGATTTAAGCCAGTTTGATGACCCAAATGAAAAGGTTCGAATCATTATTGAATTAGAAGGAAGCCCTGCCATTGAATACGCGACAGAGCAAGGCGTACTATTTAAGGAATTGTCCAAATCTAAGCAAAATGCCCTGCAATCTCCTGTTAAGGAGGAACAATCAGACCTTCTCTCCTCCATCAAGAAAAAGAGTATTACTTTCTCTATAGAAAATTCCTTCACGGTCGTTGCTAACGGGGTCAGCGGCGAGGCGAAGGTTTCTGACATCCCGGAAATCGAAAAGCTCTCCAATGTTTCATCCGTTTATATCGCAAATGAGTATGAACGGCCAAAAGCGAAACCAGATATGGTCTCAAGCGGAGACATTGTCCAAGCTGAAGAGACATGGGTAGACGGATATGATGGTACCGGTACGGTTGTCGGTGTCGTTGATACCGGCATCGACCCAAGCCATAAAGACATGATTCTTACAGACGAGACAGAAGCAAAGTTATCTGAAAGCGACGTGAAAGCATCCATCTCCACGAACAAGCTACCTGGCAAATACCACACAGTCAAGGTGCCATATGGCTACAATTATTATGACAAAAACCAAGAAATCCTCGACCTCGGCCCTGATGCTTCCATGCACGGGATGCATGTCGGTGGGACAGTTGGTGCCAATGGCCAAAAAGAAAGCGGCGGCATCAAGGGGATTGCCCCTGAAACACAGTTACTGGCTCTAAAAGTCTTTGGAAATGACGCAGCCATGCCATCTACTTGGGGAGATATCTATATCAAGGCGATTGATGATGCGATCTTGCTTGGCGCAGATGTCATCAATATGAGCCTAGGCTCAACAGGCGCCTTCCAAAACCCGGAAGACCCGGAACAAAAAGCGATTGAAAGGGCCGTACAAAATGGTGTCCTCATGTCCATTTCTGCCGGGAATTCCGCCCAATTCTCTGATGGCTATCATGACCCGCTTGCCTCTAATCCCGATATCGGGTTAGTCGGTTCACCAAGCGTGTCGAAGGATTCCATTTCTGTTGCATCTCTTGAAAACACACATGTTTTTGTCGACAAATTCACCTTCACGATCGGCGGTACCGCTTATGATGCCGGATACAAAACACAGGCTTCCCCTCTCCCGCTCGATGTGTTCAAAAAAGCTGAGCAGGAAGTAGTCTATGTGGCAGATGGTGCCCCTGATAAATATGAGGGCAAGGATGTCAGAGGCAAGATTGTATTTGCTGTGAGGACTGCGGCGAATCCAAATTACGGAGAAATCCAAAAGCAAGCGGAAAGTGCTGGCGCGAGTGGCGTCATCGTCAGAGGGACACCTGCTCACGGCGATTTTGTCAGCATGGCGTTAAGCAATCCAACCATTCCGCTCGTTTCCTTACGGGTAAGCGATGGAACAAAGTTTGAAGAGAAAATTATTGAAGCAGGTGGCACAGGAACAGTCAAATTTACCGGAGAGATGATCCAGCTTGAGAACACCTCTGCAGGCCATCTATCCACCTTCACATCTTGGGGCGTAACGCCTAACCTTGATTTCAAGCCTGAAATCGCAGCACCAGGCGGAAAGATTTACTCGACCTTAAACAATGATAAATACGGGGTCATGAGCGGAACATCGATGGCTGCCCCGCATGTTGCCGGCGGTTCAGCCCTAGTCCTTCAATATGTGGAAGAAACCTTCCCTAAGCTAACGGGCAAAGATAAGGTTCAGCGTGCGAAAACGTTATTAATGAACACATCTGCAACCATTAAAGATCCTGAAGGCAGCACCTATTACTCACCGCGCAGACAAGGTTCGGGTGTCATGCAGTTAAATTCAGCCATCCATACACCTGTTTACGTTGTCCAAAAGGGTACGGACTTAGGAAAGGTCACCTTAAGGGAAATCACGAAGGACCAATTCTCCTTCACATTAACAGCAACGAACTTCAGCAAAAAGGATGCAACTTATACGGTCGACACGAGCGTATTGACAGATGCCCTCTATGAAAAAGGCGGCTTACTCTTCAATAATTTGACACCACAAGAAATCGAAAAAGCAGTTGTCACATCAGATAAGACATTGACCGTTAAAGCAGGGAAATCAAAGGATTTAACCATTACCATCAATTTAAAGAATGCCAAATCAAATCTTGAAAAAGCATTCAAAAACGGGTACTTCACAGAAGGCTTTGTCTTCTTAAAAGCCAAAAACAAGGAAGATTCCCTGCCAACGCTGTCAATTCCTTTTGTCGGCTTTAAGGGTGATTGGAATAAGGCCAATATCATCGATCCGCTGCCAAATGATCCGGAGTCCTTCTATGGAGAAACCGGCATGGTAGATCCAGTAACTGGCGATTATTATGGAGTTGACCCATTCAATAACACCCTGAGCCCGGAAAGAATCGCCTTCTCGCCAAACGGAGATGGTGTATATGACACAGCAGCACCAGCTCTCTCGTTCTTGCGTAATGCCAAAACAGTAGAATACTCGGTTGTTGATTCAAATGGCAATGTCCTTCGAAAATTATTTACGGACAAGAATCAGCGGAAGAATTATTACGCATCATCCTCAGTGTCCTTAAACCCAGCCATGACAAAGTGGGATGGAAAGGCCAATAATAAGCTAGTTGCTGAAGGCTTATATTACTATCAAGTCAAGTCGATGATTGACTATGAGGGCAAGCAGCCGCAGGTCTTCAAAATGCCTGTACTGGTAGACAATACGGCTCCAACTGTATCGAAGCT
This genomic interval carries:
- the liaF gene encoding cell wall-active antibiotics response protein LiaF, producing MSGSKEQSHLKLILVGLLIAGLFEIIFIRFDELLFNGIAALVCLFYGYKNYATMTGKIVLWVGLFFAVSGLISLFVVRAIIFILLLLFLLHYLQKRREPAEIKPSFEGSQEANFVTVHGPVSSRLFGNQSTPEEIYEWDDINVGVGFGDVVMDLSNTVLPKEESIIAIRTIAGNVEILIPYDIGVKLSHTALYGTVRLFDQEKREIRNQQIAYKTEGYEESSSRVKIVTSIGAGSIVVRRV
- a CDS encoding PspA/IM30 family protein, which produces MTDFFTKLKKTLEADLYEVMETKDKKHPLYKLNQYLRESENEVGQVQRLIERQYRLKDEVKREHQAAYDMAQKRKDQAEIARSTEGAEELYEYAVREQTIYEERASRLEHMLVQIELDLKQLEEKFTAMQQSLKDMHIKRLELMGQDNLSKVYGKMEELIEKGRVPNGKRKSSNRDSDPLDMRVRANHYGMIMDTRLAAMEKDVKNRGDLS
- a CDS encoding lmo0954 family membrane protein, with the translated sequence MKNIGIIIIAIIAGFIVIGNIGPILVLGITVGALYFVFKQYVKADKNGKFIWGALGLIILIAAISNLSAFVGLAAMVLLYYLYKNYQEDKTEKVNRDDPFKKFEREWEELSKK
- a CDS encoding Ig-like domain-containing protein is translated as MKNMFKQGAAVFLAVILLLSNLLLGLGSVSANTDNQKSAGTFDGKAKAKLDLSQFDDPNEKVRIIIELEGSPAIEYATEQGVLFKELSKSKQNALQSPVKEEQSDLLSSIKKKSITFSIENSFTVVANGVSGEAKVSDIPEIEKLSNVSSVYIANEYERPKAKPDMVSSGDIVQAEETWVDGYDGTGTVVGVVDTGIDPSHKDMILTDETEAKLSESDVKASISTNKLPGKYHTVKVPYGYNYYDKNQEILDLGPDASMHGMHVGGTVGANGQKESGGIKGIAPETQLLALKVFGNDAAMPSTWGDIYIKAIDDAILLGADVINMSLGSTGAFQNPEDPEQKAIERAVQNGVLMSISAGNSAQFSDGYHDPLASNPDIGLVGSPSVSKDSISVASLENTHVFVDKFTFTIGGTAYDAGYKTQASPLPLDVFKKAEQEVVYVADGAPDKYEGKDVRGKIVFAVRTAANPNYGEIQKQAESAGASGVIVRGTPAHGDFVSMALSNPTIPLVSLRVSDGTKFEEKIIEAGGTGTVKFTGEMIQLENTSAGHLSTFTSWGVTPNLDFKPEIAAPGGKIYSTLNNDKYGVMSGTSMAAPHVAGGSALVLQYVEETFPKLTGKDKVQRAKTLLMNTSATIKDPEGSTYYSPRRQGSGVMQLNSAIHTPVYVVQKGTDLGKVTLREITKDQFSFTLTATNFSKKDATYTVDTSVLTDALYEKGGLLFNNLTPQEIEKAVVTSDKTLTVKAGKSKDLTITINLKNAKSNLEKAFKNGYFTEGFVFLKAKNKEDSLPTLSIPFVGFKGDWNKANIIDPLPNDPESFYGETGMVDPVTGDYYGVDPFNNTLSPERIAFSPNGDGVYDTAAPALSFLRNAKTVEYSVVDSNGNVLRKLFTDKNQRKNYYASSSVSLNPAMTKWDGKANNKLVAEGLYYYQVKSMIDYEGKQPQVFKMPVLVDNTAPTVSKLKYDDETKTITFQAADTRSGSGIKYLTISINGNELDARIAPTSDNKYRIKLTDYTYKDEDKTPVTVNEGDDIKVIAHDYAGNHDFQTSGDQTVPYIVSEIPEATGNFDSLEIPVKGYVTDDSELDYVKVAYEGKTKDLTLTWNEEKKRHDFEDTITFSKEGKQEIRFLAADKAGNEIDFNREIYIDTKAPTLDVKYKEYTSSSTQKVTVSVTDNYNALRLLVNGNEEINTFVDMEDSPTYKEFKKTKDITLNLENGANEVEFVLTDLVGHEVIKTITINKVAGPKKPSINAVSDASKTITGKAPTGSTVTITDNKKLKLTATATGGKFSIKLPNKLKAGTVLYATTTDKKTGLVSSKTKITVKDKTAPSAPTVGAVSDKTQTVTGKTEAGAKVTVKAGKKTLGSATAKKNGSYSIKIKKQKAGTSLSITAKDKAGNTSKAKKVTVKDKTAPSAPSVNKVTINSTKVTGKAEAGAKVTVKAGKKTLGSATAKKNGSYSVKIKKQKADTTLSVTAKDKAGNTSKVKKATVKKK